The Faecalibacterium sp. I3-3-89 sequence CCAGCAATACCGGTGCCCTGCTGAGCCTCGGCTTCCAGCAGATCGCCCAGATCACGGGCACGCCCTTCAGTCAGATCTTCAACTTCATCGGCAGCGGCGCGACCTACATCGGCTACGTCGGCGGCCAGCAGGTCAGCCTGAGCACCCCCATCAAGTATCCGGTTCTGGCAGGCGGCATTGCGGTCTGTCAGGAGACCACCGGCTCAGTCCGCAACATGGTGCAGCTGATGCCCATGAAGATCGACAAGGTGGGCGCAGCCAGCGTCCTCTCCTCCAATGGGGAGCGGTTCGAGATGGCCGACGACGCGCAGGTCTATCTGTGGTACAAGGGCCAGTATTACTACACCAAGCTCACCTCGGTGAACTCCGATGACTACTACCTCACCGGCTGGTACGACAACTTCGGCTGCGCCGCCGGCAAGAAGGTGCGCATCATCGTCGCGGTCAAGAAGGATTGATGCCGGGCTATTACAGCCGCCCCGCACGGCTGGGCCGTCAGGTGCGCCAACTGCTTCTCCCGCGGCGGTGTCCCTACTGCCGCGAGGTATTGGGGACGCTGCTGCGCTGTGAGGCGTGTATGCCCCGTCTGGAGGAGCTGCGCCGCAGTCCGACTATGCGGCTGGCCCGGGCCAGCCACTATCTGGGCAGGCTGGAAGGGGCCGCCGCGCCCTACCGGTATGAGGGCGTCGTCCGGGACGCTATCCTCCGCGCCAAATACGAGGGGGAGAGCTGGACGGCGGTGGAGCTGGGCCTGGAGATGACAGCCCGGCTGTTCGGCGCAAAGGTCGAGATGCACTTTGCCGAGCCGGTGCCCGGCCCTGTGGCGGGCGCTGCAGTCGGGTATGACTGCATCATCCCGGTGTCTGCCAGCAGCCGTCGGCGCGGCTACAACGTGCCGGAACGGATGGCCTGGCCGCTGTCTCATGCACTGGGGCTTCCGCTGCTGCCGAAGGCGCTCTGCCGCGCCCGGGCCGGACGCCATCAGGCCGGGCTTTCGCTGGAGGAACGTCTGGTGAATGTGGCAGGCGCGTTTCGTGCGCAGGAGCCGGAGCTTGTGGAAGGAAAGCGGGTGCTGCTGGTGGATGACGTCATCACTACCGGCGCGACAGCCGCAGCCTGTGCGCAGGCCCTCTTGGACGCAGGCGCACACAGCGTCTTTGCGGTGGCACTGGCTGCGTCAGGTGGAGAAATGGACGCAACATCGAATGCTTCCGAAGCATGAGCGAAAAATCCAGAAAAAATTGAAGAAAATTGCAAAAAGTGCTTGACAAAACGGCCTGCAACGGGTATACTAATGGAGCTGTGAGCGATGAGCCACAACAAATATCCGGGTGTAGCGCAGTTTTGGTAGCGCGCTTGAATGGGGTTCAAGAGGCCGTGAGTTCGATTCTCGCCACTCGGACCAAACAAAAATAATCCGAACTTGTTTCCGATAGGAGATGGGTTCGGATTATTTGTTTTCTTCGGAAAACTCAATATGGGTGTCCGTGGAAGATGAAATCCGAAATCATAGATTGACCGATATAAACCACAACATGATTTCAGGAGGATACGAACATGAAGTACGATGCAAGAGCTTGCCATTTCAACATGGACACCGGCTGCGTGGAGCTGCTGCTCCGGGATGGAAGAAAAATTTCCATCAATTGCACCGGGGTCGAGGATGCGCTGAATGTGACCATGGCGCAGAGGTCAGAACTGGATTATCTCATCTACAATGACCCACTGGGCTATGCTGATTTGATTTTGAATGGTGACCCGGAGGAATATTTGGAAACAGTAGTGGACTACTGAGATTTGAGACATAGAAGTAAGAATAATTAAACAGAAGCAGGATGCCTTTCAGTTGTTGGGTATCCTGCTTTTATAATATGAGGTAAGATGAGAAATGTCAATAGAGCTTTTGATGCTTGAAACTATTGACAAAAATATCGAAAACGCCTATAATGCTATACAGATAGCATATGCGGCCGTATAAACTCGATCTGATTAAATTATGGAG is a genomic window containing:
- a CDS encoding DUF6061 family protein; its protein translation is MKYDARACHFNMDTGCVELLLRDGRKISINCTGVEDALNVTMAQRSELDYLIYNDPLGYADLILNGDPEEYLETVVDY
- a CDS encoding ComF family protein, producing the protein MPGYYSRPARLGRQVRQLLLPRRCPYCREVLGTLLRCEACMPRLEELRRSPTMRLARASHYLGRLEGAAAPYRYEGVVRDAILRAKYEGESWTAVELGLEMTARLFGAKVEMHFAEPVPGPVAGAAVGYDCIIPVSASSRRRGYNVPERMAWPLSHALGLPLLPKALCRARAGRHQAGLSLEERLVNVAGAFRAQEPELVEGKRVLLVDDVITTGATAAACAQALLDAGAHSVFAVALAASGGEMDATSNASEA